One Megalopta genalis isolate 19385.01 chromosome 5, iyMegGena1_principal, whole genome shotgun sequence DNA window includes the following coding sequences:
- the LOC117223958 gene encoding uncharacterized protein LOC117223958 isoform X3, with protein sequence MKEKRRVRRKYAFQTAFTDFELGLIQCKLDSETKKNAHCIEEEGIDFLPVEEFGNNSGYLMPGKQDSCVQTILRYPESPSTPKKVLRECIADLTKDLIELREFTTLEKQIMCGEIHPNTDNVEEQVLEQSVPITHDENELYLHSSNLIVELDEEKVKLAEKLELKIKEHTGEENTLAIDNKKLKDELNTVRGSMIKELKSFKHKLNSVDLLSKTANEIFIIFLQTLMAKEEELIKTMRDSFEQDKQNLEDEKRQSADAEKRAMLWANELERETEKLQIDLTKRESAHILQQNRIYELEHLLRENNSEKETLKEKMETLKTDLNNLQNEFDRQCKLVCRREEAIVIAQKKEKIIQEECRKRETEFQKKVNSQKETYEKRIEDLVYAIETYKTKNQELKSNIEGLEANEKQLKNIIEANALELKASNQTINKLNLKMEQLVEVHKNVNCEVQQKTSRIDEISALLKKKCDVASEYKTKLDTILPDYEILKEQETERKACIERYKEQMEVLKMEKDEQIEMIKDKLNYEEIKNIGLNKQLHELNNKNIALVEEIDILKKKIAGLQSVNSKLEKKIRNSTSKIKAEAEMEDLRDLNKRLQNNFEGASNRITKLQESKNKILKELVDLKGQYEVLSQENAEIKTTFKSYKSEQESSSFSLDDNKYNAVLQEKNKTALENKTALELEDKKLLLNQNDKDIKEYSRRALELTVKNRDLNELLKNHATIIDEREKEISKLKDKLYLHRIENKLIKELEEKLQNLREENKKLQKKLESFKSRPQIDLEQTDDMKLHNENVLDSLRKNITELQEKLNEYENKLEIKSNSNGSRSASPGFEISRRHSRNKIFNEKRPLENQTDEINIDESDETCQILRKKIQELELQIVAKNGQIETLEIQIQSENFPYHQKCKKFEELLLSYRNKNIDLISEVSKLERALNDVNALECDTCRKWKTNRRAQGCQTSPDKPARLLTLHNGIVNDHTKIMKLEKEKTYMKDVCRQQNRRIKEFEDALKERSQGTSNDQYTCSTIFNKRFNMENNMKPSVKTIVPANLLELRNPVNYRRNLWNNY encoded by the exons ATGAAGGAAAAGAGGAGGGTTCGTCGAAAGTATG CATTTCAGACAGCTTTTACTGATTTTGAATTAGGCTTGATACAATGTAAACTAGATTCTGAAACTAAAAAAAATGCTCATTGTATCGAGGAGGAGGGTATCGATTTTTTGCCTGTTGAAGAATTTGGGAATAATAGCGGTTACTTAATGCCGGGCAAGCAAGATTCATGTGTACAAACTATATTAAG GTATCCAGAATCTCCTAGTACACCAAAGAAAGTTCTACGTGAGTGTATTGCCGACTTGACTAAAGATCTTATTGAACTCCGTGAATTCACCACTTTAGAGAAACAGATAATGTGCGGGGAAATTCATCCTAATACGGAT AACGTGGAAGAACAAGTGTTGGAGCAGTCTGTCCCAATTACACACGATGAGAATGAACTTTATCTACACTCTTCAAATTTAATAGTTGAGTTAGATGAAGAGAAAGTGAAGCTAGCGGAAAAACTTGAATTGAAAATTAAGGAGCACACTGGAGAGGAGAACACGTTAGCTATTGATAATAAGAAATTGAAGGATGAATTAAACACAGTCAGGGGATCCATGATCAAGGAATTGAAGTCGTTTAAACATAAATTGAATTCGGTCGACTTGTTGAGTAAAACTGCAAACGAAATTTTCATTATCTTTCTACAGACTCTCATGGCTAAGGAAGAGGAGCTCATTAAAACTATGAGAGACTCATTCGAACAAGACAAACAAAACCTGGAAGACGAGAAAAGGCAGAGTGCTGATGCGGAGAAACGCGCGATGTTGTGGGCTAATGAATTAGAAAGGGAAACTGAAAAATTACAGATTGACTTGACAAAACGCGAATCTGCCCACATACTACAACAGAACAGAATCTACGAGCTGGAACATCTTTTAAGGGAGAACAATTCCGAGAAAGAAACGCTTAAAGAAAAGATGGAGACATTGAAAACTGATTTAAACAACTTGCAAAATGAATTCGATAGGCAATGCAAACTGGTTTGTCGACGGGAGGAAGCAATTGTAATTGCTCAGAAGAAAGAAAAGATAATACAAGAAGAGTGTAGAAAGAGAGAAACTGAATTTCAAAAGAAAGTAAACTCCCAGAAAGAGACTTATGAGAAGAGAATAGAGGATCTTGTGTACGCCATAGAAACCTACAAGACAAAAAATCAGGAGCTGAAAAGTAATATCGAAGGACTCGAAGCTAACGAAAAGCAGTTGAAGAATATTATTGAGGCGAACGCGTTGGAACTGAAGGCGAGCAATCAGACCATAAATAAATTGAACCTTAAGATGGAACAGCTCGTAGAAGTCCACAAAAACGTGAATTGTGAGGTACAGCAAAAGACGTCTCGAATCGACGAGATTTCAGCGCTTCTAAAAAAGAAATGCGACGTTGCATCCGAATACAAGACTAAGCTTGATACCATTTTACCTgattatgaaatattaaaggaaCAGGAGACGGAGCGTAAAGCATGCATAGAGCGATATAAAGAACAAATGGAAGTACTAAAAATGGAAAAGGACGAGCAGATTGAGATGATTAAAGATAAACTAAATTACGAGGAAATAAAAAACATTGGATTAAACAAGCAACTACACGaattgaacaacaaaaacatagCTCTAGTAGAGGAGATAGATATCCTCAAAAAAAAAATTGCGGGTTTACAAAGTGTAAATTCGAAGCTAGAGAAAAAGATCCGGAACAGCACTAGTAAGATCAAAGCGGAAGCAGAGATGGAAGATCTAAGGGATTTAAATAAAAGATTGCAAAACAATTTTGAGGGAGCCAGTAATCGTATAACAAAGCTACAGGAATCAAAAAATAAGATTTTAAAAGAATTAGTGGATTTGAAAGGTCAGTACGAGGTGTTATCCCAAGAGAATGCTGAGATCAAGACAACGTTTAAATCGTACAAATCCGAGCAAGAATCGTCGTCTTTTTCGCTTGATGATAATAAGTACAATGCTGTGTTGCAAGAGAAAAATAAAACTGCCTTGGAAAATAAAACTGCCTTGGAATTGGAAGACAAAAAATTGTTGTTAAATCAAAATGATAAAGACATTAAGGAATATTCTAGGCGCGCACTGGAATTGACTGTTAAAAATAGAGATCTCAATGAACTGTTGAAAAACCATGCTACAATCATAGACGAACGTGAGAAGGAGATCTCGAAGCTGAAAGATAAATTGTACCTCCATCGAATAGAGAATAAACTGATCAAGGAATTGGAAGAAAAGTTGCAAAATCTCAGGGAGGAGAACAAAAAGCTTCAGAAAAAGCTCGAGTCTTTCAAATCAAGACCACAAATTGATCTGGAACAGACAGATGACATGAAATTGCATAATGAAAATGTTTTGGACTCACTTAGAAAAAATATCACAGAGCTACAAGAAAAACTAAATGAATACGagaataaattggaaataaaaaGTAACAGCAATGGCTCGAGAAGTGCCAGTCCAGGTTTTGAAATAAGTAGAAGACAcagtagaaataaaatattcaacgaGAAAAGACCACTTGAAAATCAAACtgatgaaataaatattgatgAGAGTGATGAGACATGCCAAATATTACGAAAGAAAATTCAAGAGTTGGAGTTGCAGATTGTAGCCAAAAATGGGCAAATAGAAACATTGgaaattcaaatccaaagcgAAAACTTCCCTTATCATCAGAAGTGCAAGAAATTTGAAGAACTTCTTCTATCATATCGTAATAAA AACATTGATCTTATTTCTGAAGTAAGTAAACTTGAAAGGGCTTTGAATGACGTAAACGCATTGGAATGCGATACATGTAGGAAATGGAAAACAAACAGAAGAGCCCAGGGTTGCCAAACATCCCCTGACAAACCGGCACGTTTATTGACTCTACACAATGGAATAGTTAAT GATCACACAAAGATAATGAAGTTGGAAAAGGAGAAGACGTATATGAAGGACGTCTGCCGGCAACAGAACCGTAGAataaaagaatttgaagatgcATTGAAAGAACGTTCTCAGGGAACATCTAATGATCAGTATACATGCTCCACAATATTTAATAAGCGATTTAATATGGAAAATAATATGAAACC ATCAGTGAAAACAATCGTTCCAGCTAATTTATTGGAGCTTCGAAATCCAGTAAACTATAGAAGAAACTTATGGAACAATTATTAG